From one Nonomuraea polychroma genomic stretch:
- a CDS encoding YbhB/YbcL family Raf kinase inhibitor-like protein — MAFNDHAVIPHEHSHEAGDVSPHLQWAGVPDGTAELALLCEDPDAPGGTFTHWLVAGIPPDTTELDAGAELKGFVAGRNDFGSQGYGGPHPPPGDDHRYFFRLYALSEPTGLADGFSTADLQRAIEGKVLASGTLVGTYGR, encoded by the coding sequence ATGGCTTTCAACGATCACGCGGTGATCCCGCACGAGCATTCCCACGAGGCCGGCGACGTCTCACCGCATCTGCAGTGGGCCGGCGTACCGGACGGGACGGCCGAGCTGGCGTTGCTGTGTGAGGATCCGGACGCCCCCGGCGGCACCTTCACCCACTGGCTGGTCGCCGGCATCCCGCCGGACACCACGGAGCTGGACGCGGGGGCCGAGCTGAAGGGGTTCGTCGCCGGCCGCAATGACTTCGGCAGTCAGGGGTACGGCGGCCCGCATCCGCCGCCGGGCGACGACCATCGTTACTTCTTCCGCCTCTACGCCCTGTCCGAGCCGACCGGCCTGGCGGACGGTTTCTCGACCGCGGACCTCCAGCGCGCGATCGAGGGAAAGGTGCTGGCCTCCGGCACGCTGGTCGGCACCTACGGCCGGTGA
- a CDS encoding alpha/beta hydrolase: MWIPGRGTRLWRGALAGLVITALCAPVSAAARAGVPAPVPAMLPVLSAGTLETRYAANRANIIQAARMAEQGGDHRRAEALRAMAGSARTFLSFDARGEGRAVEVLGDLATARRISVLVPGSDTTLDTYDARTPKPHARLGWAARSLEEQIRRLDPAAEVAVVAWLGYTPPRLISTDAVTTGRAEDGARALRAFVVSVRRANPAAQVSLLCHSYGSVVCGRAAAGLAVADIAMFGSPGTGADTAAGLGTAARVWAGRGARDWIGGVPHLSLPVFGTTIGFGADPVSGGFGARLFAAGDGGHGDYLAPGSASVANLARIALGHDREVTR; this comes from the coding sequence ATGTGGATCCCAGGCCGCGGTACCCGGCTGTGGCGCGGTGCGCTGGCCGGGCTGGTGATCACCGCGCTGTGCGCACCGGTTTCGGCCGCGGCCCGGGCGGGCGTCCCGGCCCCCGTCCCGGCGATGCTGCCCGTCCTGTCGGCCGGCACCCTCGAGACCCGGTACGCGGCAAACCGGGCCAACATCATCCAGGCCGCGCGCATGGCCGAGCAGGGCGGGGACCACCGGCGGGCAGAGGCCCTGCGGGCCATGGCCGGCTCCGCCCGGACGTTCCTGTCCTTCGACGCCCGCGGCGAGGGCCGGGCCGTCGAGGTCCTGGGCGACCTGGCGACCGCCCGGCGGATATCGGTTCTGGTGCCCGGTTCGGACACCACCCTGGACACCTACGACGCCCGTACCCCGAAGCCGCACGCCAGGCTCGGCTGGGCGGCCCGCTCGCTGGAGGAGCAGATCCGCCGCCTGGACCCGGCCGCCGAGGTCGCCGTCGTGGCCTGGCTCGGCTACACACCACCCCGGCTGATCAGCACCGACGCGGTCACGACGGGCCGGGCAGAAGACGGCGCGCGTGCGCTGCGTGCGTTCGTCGTCTCGGTGCGCCGGGCGAACCCGGCCGCGCAGGTCTCGCTGCTGTGCCACTCCTACGGCTCGGTGGTGTGCGGCCGCGCCGCCGCCGGCCTGGCCGTCGCCGACATCGCCATGTTCGGCAGCCCCGGCACCGGCGCGGACACGGCGGCGGGATTGGGCACCGCCGCGCGGGTGTGGGCGGGGCGGGGAGCGCGGGACTGGATCGGCGGCGTGCCGCACCTGAGCCTGCCCGTTTTCGGCACGACCATCGGCTTCGGCGCCGATCCGGTCTCGGGTGGCTTCGGCGCCCGGCTGTTCGCCGCGGGCGACGGCGGCCACGGCGACTATCTCGCGCCCGGCTCGGCATCGGTGGCGAACCTGGCGCGTATCGCCCTGGGGCACGACCGGGAGGTAACCCGGTGA
- a CDS encoding acyltransferase family protein, giving the protein MTAQSYRPVRAGRRPMPGLRELTRRVDARTPSDRDRAVDALRALAILGVIFGHWLVSAVVEAGRGSLQGASPLQYMPWLAPLSWIFQTLAVFFLVGGHVAAKGYQASRRRGVGYGRWLGGRLARLFRPVVVILGVWAVTAVVMLLSGTPLETVRTLLTLVLSPLWFLLVFALLTALTPMVLRVGPLWPLAVVAAVDVVRFGLGGPAWLGWVNVVAGWLVPYALGAAWARGRFDTRRSGPLLIIGGVAAAGLVIWGGYPASMVGVPGAPVSNLNPPTLAAVAFGLAQCGLALLLREPLRRMMTRPMVWAAVAAANLSAMTIFLWHQTAMLAVTAMGLLSGPLPGLHTRPDDLGWVLARLGWLPVFAIALAVCQAAFGAAERGRAGRPSKGGARNACEEPSHV; this is encoded by the coding sequence GTGACCGCCCAGTCGTATCGTCCCGTCCGAGCCGGTCGCCGCCCGATGCCGGGGTTGCGGGAACTGACGCGGCGCGTCGACGCCCGGACCCCATCTGATCGCGACCGGGCCGTCGATGCTCTGCGAGCCCTGGCGATCCTCGGCGTGATATTCGGCCACTGGCTGGTCAGCGCCGTGGTCGAGGCCGGTCGGGGTTCTCTGCAGGGGGCGAGCCCGCTGCAGTACATGCCCTGGCTCGCCCCGCTCTCCTGGATCTTCCAGACCCTCGCCGTGTTCTTCCTGGTCGGCGGGCACGTCGCCGCGAAGGGCTACCAGGCCTCCCGCCGGCGCGGTGTGGGGTACGGCCGGTGGCTCGGCGGGCGGCTGGCCCGGTTGTTCCGGCCTGTCGTCGTGATCCTCGGTGTGTGGGCGGTGACGGCCGTCGTCATGCTCTTGTCCGGCACACCCCTTGAGACGGTGCGCACGCTGCTGACCCTGGTCCTGTCGCCCCTGTGGTTCCTGCTGGTGTTCGCACTGCTCACGGCTTTGACCCCGATGGTCTTACGGGTCGGCCCGCTGTGGCCGCTCGCCGTGGTCGCCGCTGTCGACGTGGTCCGCTTCGGTCTTGGAGGTCCGGCCTGGCTCGGCTGGGTGAACGTGGTGGCCGGCTGGCTGGTGCCGTACGCGCTGGGCGCGGCGTGGGCGCGGGGCCGGTTCGACACCCGCCGCTCGGGTCCGCTGCTGATCATCGGCGGGGTCGCCGCCGCAGGCCTCGTCATCTGGGGCGGATACCCGGCGTCCATGGTCGGGGTGCCCGGCGCGCCGGTCTCCAATCTCAACCCGCCCACCCTGGCGGCCGTCGCCTTCGGCCTGGCCCAATGCGGACTGGCTCTGCTGCTGCGCGAGCCGTTGCGCCGGATGATGACCCGGCCGATGGTCTGGGCGGCCGTGGCCGCGGCCAACCTCTCCGCCATGACGATCTTCCTCTGGCACCAGACGGCGATGCTCGCGGTCACCGCCATGGGGCTGTTGTCCGGCCCGCTGCCGGGCCTGCACACCAGGCCGGACGATCTCGGCTGGGTCCTGGCCCGGCTCGGCTGGCTGCCGGTCTTCGCGATCGCGCTGGCCGTGTGCCAGGCCGCGTTCGGCGCGGCCGAGCGCGGCCGGGCCGGCCGTCCCTCGAAGGGCGGAGCGCGAAACGCCTGCGAGGAGCCGTCCCATGTCTAG
- a CDS encoding sensor histidine kinase, whose protein sequence is MSRIVHVDRADAMGAVLRGVRADLLTSARQPLPPMAGPRPLKWLPHVLIVLAAVLLAATAEGTEAAPFAIAHAVILVSALRWPVPAWWLSMAFLAGTAATPYSPTFIGQPWPWFVHAGVLFLVALRNRPRVAVETLLLSGLLAGGMQWPGGDLLWEDPLTPAVIFAVAVFLGTSARSLRETRQRLQEQQAATIAERGRRALLEERARIARELHDVVAHHMSVISIQADAAPYRVEDPPEELVTAFAVIRQNALEALTELRHVLGVLRAESADDSLPPGGPQPTLHQLGNVVDNVRSAGLRVELDVSGTARPLPPGVELSGFRIVQEALSNALRHAPGSTVRVEIVYALSTLRLRVLNGPSRDKTKPSPGAGHGIMGMRERAAMLGGELAAGPTPGGGYEVSVLLPVPVDTATTAKEGHT, encoded by the coding sequence ATGTCTAGGATCGTCCACGTGGACAGGGCCGACGCGATGGGTGCCGTGCTGCGGGGCGTACGAGCGGATCTGCTCACGTCGGCCCGCCAGCCGCTGCCGCCCATGGCCGGGCCGCGGCCGCTGAAATGGCTGCCACACGTGCTGATCGTGCTGGCCGCCGTCCTCCTCGCCGCGACAGCCGAGGGCACCGAGGCCGCGCCGTTCGCGATCGCCCACGCGGTGATCCTGGTGTCGGCACTGCGCTGGCCGGTGCCGGCGTGGTGGCTGTCGATGGCGTTCCTGGCCGGCACCGCCGCGACGCCCTACTCGCCCACGTTCATCGGCCAGCCGTGGCCATGGTTCGTCCATGCCGGGGTGCTGTTCCTGGTGGCGCTGCGCAACCGGCCCCGGGTCGCCGTCGAGACGCTGCTGCTCAGCGGCTTGCTGGCCGGCGGTATGCAATGGCCGGGCGGAGACCTGCTCTGGGAAGACCCGCTGACTCCCGCGGTGATTTTCGCGGTCGCCGTGTTCCTCGGCACCTCGGCACGCAGCCTCCGGGAGACACGGCAGCGGCTCCAGGAGCAGCAGGCGGCCACCATCGCGGAGAGGGGGCGCCGGGCCCTGCTGGAGGAGCGTGCCCGGATCGCGCGCGAACTGCATGATGTGGTCGCCCACCACATGTCCGTCATCTCCATCCAGGCCGACGCCGCGCCCTACCGCGTCGAGGATCCCCCCGAAGAACTGGTCACCGCCTTCGCCGTCATCCGCCAGAACGCCCTCGAAGCCCTCACCGAGCTGCGCCACGTCCTGGGGGTCCTGCGCGCGGAGAGCGCCGATGACTCCCTGCCGCCCGGCGGCCCCCAGCCCACCCTGCACCAGCTCGGCAACGTCGTCGACAACGTGCGCTCCGCCGGCCTGCGCGTTGAGCTGGACGTCTCGGGTACGGCCCGCCCGCTGCCACCGGGTGTGGAACTGTCGGGCTTCCGCATCGTCCAGGAGGCTCTGAGCAATGCGCTGCGCCACGCGCCCGGCTCCACGGTCCGCGTCGAGATCGTCTACGCGCTCTCCACGCTGCGGCTGCGGGTGCTCAACGGCCCCTCCCGTGACAAGACCAAGCCCTCGCCCGGCGCCGGTCACGGCATCATGGGCATGCGTGAACGTGCCGCGATGCTCGGCGGCGAACTGGCCGCCGGTCCCACGCCCGGCGGTGGCTATGAGGTCTCCGTCCTGCTCCCGGTGCCCGTGGACACCGCCACGACCGCGAAGGAAGGCCACACGTGA
- a CDS encoding response regulator, which translates to MTIRVLIADDQAMVREGFSVLLNAQPGIQVVGLAEDGADAVAKAADLHPDVIVMDIRMPGLNGIEAARRITADPGLATKVLILTTFDLDEYVYEALRAGASGFLLKDASGVQLAEAVRVVAAGEALLSPNITRRLIAEFSRLGGTPRPPAQARAGELTERETEVVALIAHGLSNAEIAGRLVLAEQTVKTHVGRILNKLQLRDRTQVAVFAYETGLVKPGHANA; encoded by the coding sequence GTGACGATCCGCGTGCTCATCGCCGATGACCAGGCCATGGTCCGCGAGGGTTTCTCCGTCCTTCTCAACGCCCAGCCCGGCATCCAGGTCGTGGGCCTGGCCGAGGACGGCGCCGACGCCGTCGCCAAGGCCGCCGACCTGCACCCCGACGTGATCGTGATGGACATCCGGATGCCCGGGCTGAACGGCATCGAGGCCGCTCGCCGCATCACCGCGGATCCCGGCCTCGCCACCAAGGTCCTCATCCTGACGACCTTCGACCTCGACGAATACGTGTACGAGGCGCTGCGGGCGGGCGCCAGCGGATTCCTGCTCAAGGACGCCTCGGGTGTCCAGCTCGCCGAGGCCGTACGCGTCGTGGCCGCGGGCGAGGCCCTGCTCTCCCCGAACATCACCAGGCGACTCATCGCGGAGTTCTCCCGGCTGGGCGGCACCCCGCGGCCCCCGGCCCAGGCCCGCGCCGGCGAGCTCACCGAACGCGAGACCGAGGTCGTCGCCCTCATCGCCCACGGCCTGTCGAACGCGGAGATCGCGGGCCGGCTCGTCCTCGCGGAACAGACCGTCAAGACTCACGTGGGCCGCATCCTGAACAAGCTCCAGCTGCGCGACCGCACCCAAGTCGCCGTCTTCGCCTACGAGACGGGCCTGGTCAAACCGGGACACGCAAACGCGTGA
- a CDS encoding DEAD/DEAH box helicase, giving the protein MTLNTSDGASSFADLGLRPELLRALSDLGYEEPTPIQCEAIPPLLEGRDLLGQAATGTGKTAAFALPVLQRMPQTTDGEPVALVLVPTRELAIQVSEAFHRYGRNMGTRVLPIYGGAPIGRQLQALKRGIDVVVATPGRALDHISRETLRLGGVQTVVLDEADEMLDMGFADDIEAIFQATPDDRQTVLFSATVPPRIAGIARRHLHDPVRIEIGREAAARGEPPLVRQSAYVVARAHKPAALGRLLDVEAPAAAIVFCRTREEVDRLSETLNGRGYRAEGLHGGMDQEQRDRVMGRLRSGTAELLVATDVAARGLDIEQLSHVVNYDVPSAPESYVHRIGRVGRAGREGVALTLAEPREHRMLKAIERVTGQRIGVERLPTVADLRARRLELTRAALEESVLQDDLEPFRVVVESLTDEFEIMEVALAAVKLAHESGGAVADEEEIPEVVLRTGADRQGRREVAGGRERRGGMPARGMTRLFFGLGRAAGVRPQDLVGAIAGESRMSGRDIGTIEIADRFSLVEVPEDAADEVIRALRRSTIKGRKPTVRRERDRPSRSPR; this is encoded by the coding sequence ATGACCTTGAACACGTCTGATGGTGCGTCGAGCTTCGCCGACCTGGGGCTGCGGCCCGAGCTTCTACGCGCGCTGTCCGATCTGGGATACGAAGAGCCCACCCCGATCCAATGCGAGGCGATCCCGCCGTTGCTGGAGGGCCGCGACCTGCTCGGGCAGGCTGCGACCGGTACGGGGAAGACGGCGGCGTTCGCCCTGCCGGTGCTCCAGCGCATGCCCCAGACCACCGACGGTGAGCCGGTGGCGCTCGTGCTCGTGCCCACACGAGAGCTGGCCATCCAGGTTTCGGAGGCCTTTCATCGCTACGGCCGCAACATGGGCACCCGCGTCCTCCCGATCTACGGTGGGGCACCGATCGGCCGCCAACTGCAGGCGCTCAAACGCGGGATCGATGTCGTGGTCGCGACCCCTGGACGCGCACTCGACCACATCAGCCGGGAGACGCTTCGCCTGGGTGGCGTGCAGACCGTCGTGCTGGACGAGGCGGACGAGATGCTCGACATGGGGTTCGCCGATGACATCGAGGCGATCTTCCAGGCGACTCCGGACGATCGCCAGACGGTGCTCTTCTCGGCGACGGTCCCGCCGCGCATCGCCGGGATCGCTCGCCGTCACCTGCACGACCCGGTACGGATCGAGATAGGGCGAGAGGCGGCGGCACGGGGAGAGCCACCGTTGGTGCGGCAGAGCGCCTATGTCGTCGCCCGGGCGCACAAGCCTGCGGCGCTCGGGCGCCTGCTGGATGTGGAAGCGCCCGCAGCCGCGATCGTCTTCTGCCGCACCCGTGAGGAGGTGGACCGGCTCAGTGAGACCTTGAACGGCCGCGGCTACCGTGCCGAGGGGCTGCACGGGGGGATGGACCAGGAGCAGCGCGATCGCGTGATGGGGCGGCTGCGGAGCGGGACGGCGGAGCTGCTCGTCGCGACCGATGTGGCCGCGCGTGGCCTCGACATCGAGCAACTCTCTCACGTCGTCAACTACGACGTCCCCTCCGCACCCGAGTCGTACGTCCACCGCATCGGCAGGGTGGGCCGGGCCGGCCGGGAGGGGGTCGCTCTCACCCTGGCCGAGCCGCGTGAGCATCGAATGCTCAAGGCGATAGAGCGGGTGACGGGACAGCGGATCGGCGTGGAAAGGCTGCCGACCGTCGCCGACCTGCGCGCGCGCCGCCTGGAGCTGACCCGGGCCGCCCTGGAGGAGAGCGTTCTCCAAGACGACCTGGAGCCCTTCCGCGTCGTGGTGGAGTCGCTCACGGATGAGTTCGAGATCATGGAGGTGGCCCTCGCCGCGGTGAAGCTCGCGCATGAGTCCGGTGGGGCCGTGGCGGACGAGGAGGAGATTCCCGAGGTCGTCCTGCGAACCGGGGCGGACAGGCAGGGACGTCGTGAGGTGGCCGGAGGCCGGGAGCGGCGCGGCGGCATGCCCGCGAGGGGAATGACCCGCCTGTTCTTCGGTCTTGGTCGCGCGGCCGGAGTGCGGCCACAGGATCTGGTCGGTGCGATCGCGGGCGAATCCCGCATGAGTGGGCGTGACATCGGGACGATCGAGATCGCTGACCGTTTCTCTCTGGTCGAGGTGCCCGAAGACGCCGCCGACGAGGTGATCAGGGCTCTGCGGCGGAGCACCATCAAGGGAAGGAAGCCGACGGTCCGCCGAGAGCGCGATCGGCCCAGCAGATCACCTCGGTGA
- a CDS encoding TetR/AcrR family transcriptional regulator — protein MPKVVDHDRRRVEFIEAAWRTIARTGWDSATMAAIAAEAGFSNGALKPYFATKDDLFAAAFDHIYVQTGRRMAAATSGKHGLTALRAYCQEILPLDGTTRDEARIVIPFWHKALTSPLLAARHEHAMREWREQLQRYLIEAREAGEVRTPISDEHIIGHLLTALLGAQVTATLMPTSETAQTLTAQLDSFLTLLKAP, from the coding sequence GTGCCGAAGGTCGTCGACCACGACCGGCGCCGGGTGGAATTCATCGAGGCCGCCTGGCGCACCATCGCCCGCACCGGATGGGACTCGGCCACCATGGCCGCCATCGCCGCCGAAGCCGGCTTCTCCAACGGAGCGCTCAAACCGTACTTCGCGACCAAGGACGACCTGTTTGCGGCCGCCTTCGACCACATCTACGTCCAGACCGGCCGCCGCATGGCCGCGGCCACTTCCGGCAAGCACGGCCTGACAGCCCTGCGCGCTTATTGCCAGGAGATCCTGCCACTGGATGGAACCACCCGGGACGAGGCCCGCATCGTCATCCCTTTTTGGCATAAAGCTCTCACAAGTCCCCTCCTGGCCGCACGGCACGAGCACGCCATGCGGGAGTGGCGCGAACAACTCCAGCGCTACCTCATCGAAGCCCGAGAGGCCGGCGAGGTGCGCACCCCGATCTCCGACGAACACATCATCGGGCACCTGCTCACCGCGCTGCTCGGCGCGCAGGTCACCGCGACCCTCATGCCCACCTCGGAGACCGCCCAGACCCTCACCGCACAGCTCGACAGTTTCCTCACCCTGCTCAAGGCCCCTTGA
- a CDS encoding pyridoxal phosphate-dependent decarboxylase family protein, which produces MATTPHTTSPLLHSGPAGAAALAEQLQTAVVEMARWMDEYGDFSPHPSLDVEVGRLERATEELRARLRDNYPFFHPRYVGQMLKPPHPAAVIGYVTAMLINPNNHALDGGPATARMEKEVVAQLATMFGFDQHLGHLTSSGTIANLEALFVARETHPGKAVAYSADAHYTHSRMCHLLGVEGTAVPTIADGTMDLQALEELLRTGAVGTVVATTGTTGLGAIDPVHDIVALCRHYGARVHVDAAYGGFFRLIADDSADGVAAAPFAAVAECDSVVIDPHKHGLQPYGCGAVLFKDPGAARHYLHESPYTYFTSEELHLGEISLECSRAGAAAAALWLTLRLLPLTPDGLGAALRPGRRAALAWAERIRAGEQLSLYQHPQLDILTYYPTRDRLSEVDRASAHVMTRGMHLPPAQSLFVATYTVDAAALAARGHRVAADVPHGRILRSVLMKPETEQQVPSLHEHVLDLLADSGT; this is translated from the coding sequence GTGGCGACGACACCTCACACCACAAGCCCGCTGCTGCACAGCGGCCCGGCCGGTGCAGCGGCGCTGGCCGAGCAACTGCAGACCGCCGTCGTGGAGATGGCTCGCTGGATGGACGAGTACGGGGACTTCAGCCCGCATCCTTCCTTGGACGTCGAGGTGGGCAGGCTGGAGCGGGCCACCGAGGAGCTGCGCGCCCGGTTGCGGGACAACTATCCGTTCTTCCACCCCCGCTACGTCGGGCAGATGCTCAAGCCACCACACCCCGCAGCGGTGATCGGCTACGTCACCGCGATGCTGATCAACCCGAACAACCATGCCCTCGACGGCGGGCCGGCCACCGCGCGGATGGAAAAGGAGGTCGTGGCACAGCTGGCGACCATGTTCGGCTTCGACCAGCACCTGGGCCACCTGACCAGCAGCGGCACCATCGCCAACCTCGAGGCGCTGTTCGTCGCCCGCGAGACGCACCCGGGCAAGGCGGTGGCCTACAGCGCCGACGCGCACTACACCCACTCCCGCATGTGCCACCTGCTGGGTGTGGAGGGCACGGCGGTCCCGACGATCGCTGACGGCACGATGGACCTGCAGGCCTTGGAGGAGCTGCTGCGCACCGGGGCCGTCGGCACCGTGGTGGCCACCACCGGCACGACCGGACTGGGAGCGATCGACCCCGTCCACGACATCGTCGCGCTGTGCCGGCACTATGGGGCCAGGGTGCACGTCGACGCAGCCTACGGCGGGTTCTTCCGCCTCATCGCCGACGACAGCGCCGACGGTGTGGCCGCCGCCCCCTTCGCCGCCGTCGCCGAGTGCGACTCGGTCGTCATCGACCCGCACAAGCACGGCTTGCAGCCCTATGGCTGCGGCGCGGTCCTGTTCAAGGACCCCGGCGCGGCGCGGCATTACCTGCACGAGTCGCCTTACACCTACTTCACCTCCGAGGAACTGCACCTGGGTGAGATCTCCCTGGAGTGCTCCCGCGCCGGCGCGGCGGCCGCCGCCCTGTGGCTGACATTGCGGCTGCTACCGCTGACACCGGACGGCCTGGGCGCGGCGCTGCGCCCCGGCAGGCGAGCGGCGTTGGCCTGGGCCGAGCGCATCAGGGCCGGCGAGCAGCTGAGCCTGTACCAGCACCCGCAGCTGGACATCCTCACCTACTACCCCACCCGTGACCGCTTGTCCGAGGTGGACCGGGCCAGCGCCCACGTCATGACGCGGGGCATGCATCTGCCTCCGGCACAGTCGCTGTTCGTGGCGACCTACACGGTCGATGCCGCCGCGCTGGCCGCGCGCGGGCACCGGGTGGCCGCCGACGTGCCGCACGGCCGCATCCTCCGCAGTGTGCTGATGAAGCCCGAGACCGAGCAGCAGGTGCCGTCCCTGCACGAGCACGTCCTCGACCTGCTGGCCGACAGCGGCACCTAG
- a CDS encoding phosphatase PAP2 family protein, with protein MRSGNGRQGHGHRGLGFRLTVAGLAAALIMIPFSLLLVVAKMPVDGLDAQAARNLHEYALAHPGVTWFLLVWTDLFGPWTWRFAVIAYAAWLLYKGAPRLAAWAVTTVTVGGLLGLALKIIVARARPHLPDPVALAPGDSFPSGHTVNVTLGAGVIVLLVLPMLPRWGRVAAWAVACFLVLSVGYTRIALGVHWVSDVAAGIVLGAAVIAATAAAFETWRREQGRRPASPPVEGVEPELVKAINERN; from the coding sequence ATGCGTAGCGGCAATGGGCGCCAAGGGCACGGCCACCGTGGACTGGGATTTCGGCTGACGGTCGCCGGCCTGGCGGCGGCACTGATCATGATCCCGTTCAGCCTGCTGCTCGTCGTGGCCAAGATGCCCGTCGACGGACTGGACGCGCAGGCCGCGCGGAATCTGCACGAATACGCGCTCGCCCATCCCGGCGTGACGTGGTTCCTCCTTGTGTGGACGGATCTGTTCGGGCCGTGGACGTGGCGATTCGCGGTCATCGCGTACGCCGCCTGGCTGCTGTACAAGGGCGCGCCGAGGCTGGCCGCCTGGGCGGTCACCACCGTGACCGTGGGCGGGCTGCTCGGCTTGGCGCTCAAGATCATCGTGGCCCGGGCCAGACCCCACCTGCCGGACCCCGTCGCGCTGGCGCCGGGCGACTCCTTCCCGTCGGGCCACACGGTGAACGTGACGCTCGGCGCGGGAGTGATCGTCCTTCTTGTCCTGCCCATGCTGCCTCGGTGGGGGCGGGTTGCGGCATGGGCTGTCGCCTGCTTCCTGGTGTTGTCGGTCGGCTACACGAGGATCGCGCTCGGCGTGCACTGGGTGAGCGATGTGGCCGCAGGGATCGTGCTGGGCGCGGCCGTGATCGCCGCGACGGCGGCGGCATTTGAGACGTGGCGGCGCGAGCAGGGACGCAGGCCCGCCTCGCCGCCGGTCGAGGGAGTGGAACCCGAGTTGGTGAAGGCCATCAATGAGCGGAACTGA
- a CDS encoding phosphatase PAP2 family protein, with the protein MSGTEHVKHYALSILLPMLLMAGVTYGVGRAILAWPTRETSVSRSLAADRTSLWNTLTDVGSSLSDTPYIVALTVIAAIVFRLVYRRRREPIFLIVAVWSQSLIFLAISAPVGRHRPPVPHIDQAPPTSSFPSGHVSAAVAFYCGMALVLTTHVRNRVLQVLIWALGIAAPVAVGFSRLYRGMHFLTDVLWGVLLGVGCVVMAARAILYRRERQRSELVRSA; encoded by the coding sequence ATGAGCGGAACTGAGCACGTGAAGCACTACGCGTTATCGATCTTGCTGCCCATGCTCCTGATGGCCGGAGTGACGTACGGCGTGGGCAGGGCGATCCTCGCCTGGCCCACCCGTGAGACGTCGGTGAGCCGGAGCCTGGCCGCCGACCGGACCTCGCTGTGGAACACGCTCACCGATGTCGGCAGCAGCCTGTCGGACACCCCGTACATCGTGGCGCTCACAGTGATCGCCGCGATCGTCTTCAGACTGGTGTACCGGCGTCGGCGCGAACCGATCTTCCTCATCGTGGCCGTCTGGAGCCAGTCCCTCATCTTCCTGGCGATCTCCGCGCCCGTCGGCCGGCACCGGCCGCCCGTGCCGCACATCGACCAGGCCCCGCCCACCTCCAGCTTCCCGTCCGGGCACGTCAGCGCCGCCGTCGCGTTCTACTGCGGGATGGCGCTCGTCCTGACCACGCATGTCCGCAACAGGGTGCTCCAGGTGCTGATCTGGGCGCTGGGAATCGCCGCTCCGGTCGCTGTCGGTTTCTCGCGCTTGTACCGCGGCATGCATTTCCTCACCGATGTGCTCTGGGGCGTGCTGCTCGGCGTCGGCTGCGTCGTCATGGCCGCCCGGGCGATCCTGTACCGGCGCGAGCGGCAGCGCTCAGAACTCGTTCGATCTGCGTAA